The Diachasmimorpha longicaudata isolate KC_UGA_2023 chromosome 18, iyDiaLong2, whole genome shotgun sequence DNA segment GAGGTAAACTGCCGACATCTCCATCCGCCATGTTGAATTGCATTGTCATTGGCAGTGGAGAATTTTTCGGAGTGTAAACTCGAGTGCTTGTGGTCTGtttaattaacgaaaaatcgataaaattccCGATATATCCGCCGgaattatcaaataaattgTACAACGGAGAGACGCAAGATCGTCTGTCGTATGTACCATTGAATCGATCACATTAACCGACAATTAATCAGTTGGTAAATAGTAATCATGTCGGGCGGTGCGTTGTTCAGTAATAATGCCGTACGTGGGAGCAGTAAAAATCTAGTCGAATTCAAAGCTGGCAAGATGACTGTCAAGGGGAAGATGGTCTATCCGGACACCAGAAAGGGCTTGCTCTACGTTTTTCAATCCGATGATGCACTCATGCACTTCTGCTGGAAGGATCGGACATCTGGAGCAGTCGAAGATGTAACGCAATCCCTCGGGGATTAATTGTCTAATTGCATGTACTCgtttcaatttttactgattaatTGTTGTTCCAGGATTTGATTATCTTCCCGGACGACTGTGAGTTCAAACATGTGGCGCAGTGCAAGACTGGACGAGTTTATCTACTGAAATTCAAATTGTCCAGCAAGAAGTTCTTCTTTTGGCTGCAGGTACATCTTGGTTTTGGGACAGATTGGGGGTCTTGTAATAAACTATCAGTCTATCAGCTTTCTAATGCGAATATCTGGAAATCTACGGCACATAGCAAAATTTCtgtcataaccttttttgtagaccGATTTGAGAGCTACATAAAAGGTCCTGACGATAATTTTcgtatctctcttagattcgaagATATCGCTCAAAACTCAACTCAGAAATAAGTCAACTCatgtcgttttaccacttcacaaTCGAATTATTTAACAACTGGATTTTTATCGCGACTATTCACCTGCATGAGAGAGTCCCATCGGGCCCAGAATATCTATCACTCAGAATTTACAAGTTTATAAACAATTTCACAATTATTGATTGCCCTTCCCCTCCTGCAGGACCTCAAGACTGAGAAGGATGAGGAGCACTGCAGGAAGATCAACGAGGTCCTCAACAATCCCCCGACCCCAGGCTCCCAGAGAAGTGGATGTGCCAGTGGTCCCGATGGTGATCTCCAGAATCTCCTCAACAACATGTCCCAGCAGCAGTTGATACAGTTGTTCGGTGGAGTGGGCCAAATGGGCCTGGGGAATCTTCTTGGAACAATGAGAGAGCGCCCAAGCAATACGAGGACCAGCACAAC contains these protein-coding regions:
- the LOC135170860 gene encoding proteasomal ubiquitin receptor ADRM1 homolog isoform X2 yields the protein MSGGALFSNNAVRGSSKNLVEFKAGKMTVKGKMVYPDTRKGLLYVFQSDDALMHFCWKDRTSGAVEDDLIIFPDDCEFKHVAQCKTGRVYLLKFKLSSKKFFFWLQDLKTEKDEEHCRKINEVLNNPPTPGSQRSGCASGPDGDLQNLLNNMSQQQLIQLFGGVGQMGLGNLLGTMRERPSNTRTSTTTASTPVTTSATRPPAAQTPAPASVTETPRSSSGSTPKNNSGSKPPSSMTLLERTPTLMSDPHLFDLQRHLWNISTPPGAEPVVQSGQASPVVRQFGLGADAVNAAATGNLEEFVSALEGEGKSGTAGQAGETEEKKGEAKGDGGASSEKKDDGDDPMTFD